Within Novosphingobium resinovorum, the genomic segment CGGCTCGCGTAACGCGGGCAAAAGAAAAGGGGGCCGGATTGCTCCGACCCCCCGATCTTGTACCGTTGCCGGTCGCTTACATGCCCGAACCCGGACCGTAAGTGATCTCGACGCGACGGTTCTGCAGCTCGCGCACGCCGTCCGCGGTCGGAACGCGCGGGTTGGCTTCACCGAACGCCTGGCTCGAGATCGAGCCATCGGGGATGCCGTGGCTGGTCAGGTACGAACGGACCGAAGCGTTACGACGCTCCGACAGGCCCATGTTGTACTTCGGCGTACCCGAACGGTCGGTGTAGCCGGCCAGCATGATCGGCACGCTGTCGCAGTTCGCGTAGGCGCTGACGGCGCTGTCGAGAATGGTCGAAGCTTCCGGCGTGATGTCCGACTTATCCCAGTCGAAGAACACGATGTACGGACCCTTGTTGCAGACCGGAGCCGGCGGCGGGGGCGGAGGAGGCGGCGGCGGGGGCGGCGGCGGGGGCGGCGGGGGCGGCGGCGGAGCAGCCGGTTCGCCGAAGTTGTACGCCAGGGTGCCGAGCAGCGAGTGCGAACGCCAGCGGGTGCTGATGTTCTCACCGGCCGGGCCGACCAGGTCGACGTTCGACACGTTCATGAAGCGATACTTCAGACCCACATCCCAGTGCGAGCTGATCGGAGCACGGATGCCCGCGATTGCCTGCCATGCGAAGCCGGTGTCCGAATCGTCGATCACGTCAGCGTGGACGCGAGCGACACCGGCACCACCGCCGACGAAGCCCTGCAGGCCGTCGTCCGGACCGAAGTCCAGAAGGCCGTTGACCATGAACGACAGGTTGCTGACGTCAGCGCCGCCGGAGTTCTTGATCGCAGCCTGGCGATAGCTGGCTTCGGTTTCGAGACGGAACGGACCGAAGTCGTAACCGAGCACGCCGCCGCCGTCGAAGCCCTTCTTGAAGTCGATCGTGGTGCTGGTACCGTCAACGACAGTGTCAGCGTCTTCGACGATCATGCCACCGAAGTCGAGTTCGAGATACCACGACTTGTCGCGCGCCAGCGCGGGAGTGGCGAAGGCGGTCGAAGCCAGCGCCAGTCCAAGGACGAGTTTCCTCATACGTTTCCCCTACAAAGAGATTTGGAGCCACCGAGTGCGAGAGTGTCTAACCCCTTGGCTTTACGTGTGCAAGCGCACATTGAGCGCGACTGTTGCAAATTTGTCGCGTTTGCGGGGGCTTGGGAGGTTGTTGCGCCCTCACTATCCAGAATCAGCAACACCTCTGCAACCCCTGTTTCCTTGCGCACGTCAAACCGAGGGCAGAATACCCAAGGCCTGGAGAGCCGCGATCAGATCGTTGATCGCGGTCCGAGCCTCCCCATCAACACTCGTCCCGCCAAGTGGTTCCACGGGGAGCGAACCTTTTCTCCAGAAACCGAAAAACAGCATTTCGGCCCCGCGCGAGGCATCGAAGACGCGCAGCCCGTCGCGGGGAGCTACGAAGGCCCAGCCGCCGCCGCGGCGCAGCGCGACGGCACCGTCCTGCCCGGACCATTCGCGGGTAGCGCCCGAAGCGACGATCCAGGCATCGTTTTCCAGGGAATTTTCCGGAGGCGTCGCCGCTTCGCCGAGCACCAGGCAGTGCATCAATGCATCACTCAGCAGAAGTGCCTCGTTGACGAAGGCTTCCTTATGGGCCTGCCCGGAATGGAGTAGCG encodes:
- a CDS encoding OmpA family protein — encoded protein: MRKLVLGLALASTAFATPALARDKSWYLELDFGGMIVEDADTVVDGTSTTIDFKKGFDGGGVLGYDFGPFRLETEASYRQAAIKNSGGADVSNLSFMVNGLLDFGPDDGLQGFVGGGAGVARVHADVIDDSDTGFAWQAIAGIRAPISSHWDVGLKYRFMNVSNVDLVGPAGENISTRWRSHSLLGTLAYNFGEPAAPPPPPPPPPPPPPPPPPPPPPAPVCNKGPYIVFFDWDKSDITPEASTILDSAVSAYANCDSVPIMLAGYTDRSGTPKYNMGLSERRNASVRSYLTSHGIPDGSISSQAFGEANPRVPTADGVRELQNRRVEITYGPGSGM
- a CDS encoding DUF2793 domain-containing protein, coding for MPELLNFTDASPRFALPLLHSGQAHKEAFVNEALLLSDALMHCLVLGEAATPPENSLENDAWIVASGATREWSGQDGAVALRRGGGWAFVAPRDGLRVFDASRGAEMLFFGFWRKGSLPVEPLGGTSVDGEARTAINDLIAALQALGILPSV